Within the Oncorhynchus kisutch isolate 150728-3 linkage group LG13, Okis_V2, whole genome shotgun sequence genome, the region GACCCTCTCTAGGAGGCTACTCACTGCAGTGCTTCTCATCACTCTCGTCACCGCAGTCGTTGACACGGTCGCACACCCAGTACTTGGGCTTGCACATCCCGTTGTCACAGGCAAACTGGTCCttttcacattctgaaaatagCAAGAGGAAATGTCCAGTGTGTCAGAGGCTTCTATCacccagacatgcacacacacaggattgTGAGGGGGGTGAGAAGTATGtgaagggagggatgaaggggcaGTGAGGGAGGGTTGAAAGGACGGTGAGGGAGGGTTgaaggggaggtgagggagggttgaAGGGGCGGTGAGGGAGGGTTGAAGGGGCGGTGAGGGAGGGTTGAAGGGGCAGTGAGGAAGGGTTGAAGGGGCAGTGAGGAAGAGTTGAAGGGCAGTGAGGGAGGGTTGAAGGGGCAGTGAGGGAGGGTTGAAGGGGAAAGTGAGGGAGGGTTGAAGGGGCAGTGAGGGAGGGTTGAAGGGGAAGTGAGGAAGAGTTGAAGGGGCAGTAAGGAAGAGTTGAAGGGGCAGTGAGGAAGGAATGAAGGGGCAGTGAGGAAGggttgaagggagagtgagggagggttgAAGGGGAGGTGAGGAAGGGTTGAAGGTGCAGTGAGGAAGGGTTGAAGGGGCAGTGAGGGAGGTTTGAAGGGGCAGTGAGGGAGGTTTGAAGGGGCAGTGAGGGAGGTTTGAAGGGGCAGTGAGGGAGGTTTGAAGGGGCAGTGAGGGAGGTTTGAAGGGGCAGTGAGGAAGGGTTGAAGGGGCAGTGAGGAAGGGTTGAAGGGGCAGTGAGGAAGGGTTGAAGGGGAAGTGAGGAAGGGGCAGTGAGGGAGGGTTGAAGGGGCAGTGAGGGAGGGTTGAAGGGGCAGTGAGGGAGggttgaagggagagtgagggagggttgAAGGGGCAGTGAGGAAGGGTTGAAGGGGAAGTGAGGAAGGGTTGAAGGGGCAGTGAGGAAGGGTTGAAGGGGCAGTGAGGGAGGGTTGAAGGGGAAGTGAGGAAGAGTTGAAGGGTGGTGAGGGAGGGTTGAAGGGAGAAGCGAGGTAGGGAGGGGTGAACGCGAAGtgagggaaaaagagggaggggagtgagGTAGGGGTGAGGCCAAGCAAGGCCAGAATCTACTTACTGCAGTTCATTTCATCACTCATGTCCCCACAGTCATTCCAGCCATCACAATGCAGCTCCTTCTTGATACAGAACCCAGAGCCACAGGCAAACTGGTTGGGGCAAGCTGCACACAGTAACAGAATGGAGGGaatgaggaaggaaggagggagagagggagacagggggacgaGGCGAATGAGAGTGAGCgatgagagagagcaagtgacAGAAGGCGTGTGAGGGAATGACAGTGTATTTCCGGCCCATCCGTCTTGTTGCAATCTGCTCGTCCCTATTGATCAAAGCAATTAGAAATCCATTATGGCCCAAACTCTGAAAGAgcagcactacagagggtagaggggacgaggagagtggaggggacagacagagactagaAGTGCTCCTGACTGATAAAACAGACGATGAACACACTCTCATGGTGATTGGTGGACCTGTGATGTCAGAGCTGCAGTCTGTAAACCTCCATCATTGAACAGTCTCTGGCTGAGTGTCAGTCAGTGTGCCACTGGGTTTGGGGCACTAGTTCAGTTGTAATCGTCACTAAAACTCTGTCATATAGCAACTTTCACTTGAATAGCACCACCACTCCCATATCAGTTGCCATGGAGATTAAGAGGAGTTTGAAAACAGCACCATAAAATGGTAACACCTTCATAGGACGTTTCATACAATCCAGAGTCATATATAACACCAGAGAGAAACCACTCACGGTTGGAAGGATCGTATGCGTTGTACTGAGCCTGGAAGCCTTTGTCTGTGAAGGACTCATCAGAGTGGAACATCACAGCCAGAGAGCTGGTGGTACTGGTAAGGGCCAGAGAAGACAGCTCCCCACAGTACCTGAAACAAAGCACACAAAGTTTATTTGAGTGGAAATACTGACATTGTATGTTAATGGGATGTCATGGTTTAAAGCAGAGGACACATTTCCTTCATCCTGTGATAATCAATAAAGTCATACTGTTCTATAGAGCTCCAGTAAGTAGAGGACAATTCTTACTTGGTGCCCATGACCTCTATGTAGTCTTTGTGACACACCCTGAGGTCCACTCTCGGCTCCTTCATACGGAACATGGTGAACTTCACACGTACCTGCTTCCCTGCAGGGACctgagacagggttgtgttcacGTGAGTCTTAAGTTGGAAAATGCCACCACTTTCCCCTATGCCCTGCTCCTTAGATGTACGCACTTGTTCCTTCCTCCTCATAGTTTCTAAATAAATGGTGTACAAAATATAGTGGTCCCTCAAGCCTGCTTAAACCAATTCGATGATTTGTAATCCACAAGGGGAACGGGACCAAGTGGGAGGTGTAGGGAATTGGAATTCAAACTACAATAACTGTGAGAGAACACCTAACCCACCTCCTCCCCCAAGACACAAAACCTTAAGGACTGCTGCTGCAATAGGACATATGAAGATGGAAGAGGTACTGAACAGCCTGGCTGACATTCTGCAGCCTCAGCATTCCCCTCATACAGAGCTATGGATGGTGCAGgaaagagaggacaagagagagggaccagagagCGAAGGGGTAAATAGAgaggtagcagagagagggggtaacAGAAGGGGCTATGATGCAGGATCACCAACCTCGATGGTCCACTTGCAGTccagggctgggggatagaagctgGGGTAATGGGGAGAGCTGAAGTTCCCCTGAGCATCACTCAGGACTCCTCCACAACTTTTGGCTAAAATGGGGTCATTAGAGTGTTCATCATGTTAACTTAGTGAAATATGGACTGTTTGACTGGTATTGTCGTTATACATCTTGGTAAGGGGATGACTGTGTGATGTTATCTTACATGTTGTTAGGGGGATGATTGAGTACTCTGCACTGAAGCCGGGCCTCTGGACAGCGCTGTCGGTGATGAGGTTGATGAGCATGATGTTACTGGACGACACCACCTCCAGGGGATTGCTGGGAGGCCTCTGACCACACTTGCTATAGGATGCGATTCATACAGGGAATTGAGACGTCAATCAATGTCAGGGCTGGGCAACACTGGTCAAGGTGTGATACTTCAATTCATTCACTGACAGAATGTGGTGCAGGCATGAAAGGCATAAACCATCAGTATACCATCTACACTTTGTTGTTAGAGTGACAGAGTACACTTTTAATAAAACACATGAATCAGAAACCCAAAGAAGCCcattaaatacatttgaaatgtctaaaTAACTGTTGAGCACCCACACATCAAAACGCATTAAGTCAACCTTTTAAGGTGAGCAAGAGCAGCACTACATCTACCTGCAAGAGCAGCACTACATCTACCTGCAGCAACGTAATGCCATTAGAAACTATTGCATTAAGGCTCTCAAACCTGGTGTCACCTTGGATAAAGCTGATCGGCTGAGCAGCAATATAAAAATCTCATGCAGCGCCTGGCTACCCGCATTTGTTGGACGAAGGGTTTGGAACTTGAAATTGCCTGCAGTGTAGCCCCCACTGATTTGCACTCAGGTTGccacagtgggggagagagagagtgagagagacggaCGCCCACAGAGTCCACAACAGACAACCAACCACAATTACACACAGCAGCATGGCTGCTGGGTGGCACCCCTGGTAGATTGGAAAAGAGAGGTCCTTCTGAGCCAACTCAATCTCACTGAAGGTCCCCAATGTTAACAATGAAAGACGACATGCTGGGCTAAAATGCACCAGGATCCCAACAAGTGGCTAAAATCACCAATGATGTATTGGGAATGAAGTCCTCGGCATTCGCAACACTTCAAAACGACCGTTTTCTCCCACATTTTTCTATTCCCACTGTGggccttagccaaatacaaagTGATGTTCCGGTCCCTCCTGGAAAACTACATGACACACTTGTACTTTCTTTCCTCATTAAGTAAGCATATGTTGGTACTGGTAGTATGCATGTCTTGGTTAGACCCTACATTAATAAAAGGTTGTAAACAAGTgggatacactgagtgtacaaaacattatgaacaccatcctaatattgagttgtaccgcCCACTTTTGCCCAcagatgttggcccatgttgactccaatgcttcccacagtcgtgtcaagttgactggatgttctttgggtggtgggccattcttgatacacacaagtaactgttgaacgtgaaaaacccagcagcgttgcagttcttgacacagtcaaacccagtgcgcctggcaccaactaccataccccgttcaaaggcacttaaatcttttgtcctgtccattcaccaaatgaatgacacacacaatccataTTTCACtttgcttaaaaatcattctttaacctgtctatgTATCTTGGTAAGATGAAGAATATATTATTTATTGTGCTAAAAGAAAGCAAGTTTGAAGTTGACTTCCTGCTTCCTTTTCCCCCACTGTTAAAATAACCTTATCGATTGGAAACAAACCCGCATTCTCGCAGCACAACAACCTATCAATTACACTTAGCCTAGACACCAGGTAACCACCTTCGATTGAACAAAGCCAATATGTCTCACACAAATTTGCAATCTTACAACTTAATTCACTTGTCTGTGTATCACTGTTGATATTAAGATGGAGTTTGTCACAGATTTCCTTGGGCTGTGGAGAATAGTGGCATTATGACAAACATTGGCCTGATTCAGCCTCTCTCATGACCATCCCTGTACTAGAGTCTTTGGCTCCATGAAATGCACTAATAAAAAAATCAATGcattattaatattatttatctatcatcatcatcacagtaGTGGTTGTGAGAGCACTCACTGAGTGATGGCCTGGGACTCATCCGGGCTGAGGGAGTCATATATGGACACAAAGTCATCGGAGCAGTCGTCCTCTATGTGAAAGTGGGAGAAGCGGACTGAGATGGCgttctgttccggggctctgatctGCCACTGGCAGCGGGACTGGGCCGGGTACTGATCTGGAAAGCCTGGAGACTGGAAGCTCTGAGCTAAAGTGTTAGCCTCCAACCGGAAGAAACACTCGTAATCTGACGGGCAGGAAACAGCATAACAGATTACATTAGTAGATGTACAGACATACAGGTACAGTAGCCCAACAAGGCTGTGGGTTTTCCCTGGTCAGCTCACATGCTAAGGAAGAACtttagtcccaaaagtgcaaacgcCAAGGCAGATAACTTAGTGGAAAAAAGAGCTGTGTGTATGGCATCAATCAAAATGTAATATCATGGTGAGGAGAAATGTACACATCTTATACCACATCTACTACACTGTTCATCATCCAGTGTCATCTGTTGATGCAATGTCAACTATCAACTCTCATCTGAAATTAAATGTAACATGCACAAAATCGTTTGAGGATTACGCATCAACACAGAGGGTAAAAAAAGACAAGTGAAATAGGCCAACATCCATTTTTATTCAGTAGTCCGCTCATGTACTATATAGCCAGGGCTCTCAATCTCTTCATgaatggagcagcagcagcattatGTATCAAGCGGGGCAGGCATTCGTCACAGAATGGCAGCAGCGGGGTGAACATCTAGCGGGCTGGAAAATTACAGCGGCGTGTGATTGAAACGGGAGACAGTGGGTTTACTCACCGGCTCTGGGGTTCCTGGCCATCCTGGGGTCTGTgcctggagagaggggagggggcagaAGAGTGGTGGAGTAAgcaggggagggagaagagggagaaggaggagagagagaaagggaaaatgAGAGATAAGGGGGAGGGTTAAGAGAGTGTTACCTTACTGAGAGGCTGATAGAGTTTGATGCACAGGTGTATAATATTTGGGTTGCACTTTTACTGTTCCAATTCACCGTACACACTGCTGTTGAAAGAGCTGCCAATGGAGTattttttaccccccccccccccccccccccccattgcccCACGGAGCCCAGGGATAAATCTCCATCTGACAACCACATCAAACCATATAAACAGAAATCATTTTAAAAGAGAGCAAAACCACTAAGTCATATAGGGTGACCTTTTTGCAATGCAATGTGAAGTAGACAGGAGCTAGAATAATGATAATGGCTAGAGCCAGGCAGCTAAAGGGCAGCCCAGGGGCCAACTACTATAACGTCATTAGAGGACCCAAACTACATAAAGTGTCCAATCACTGATACAATACAAACAGAGTGGCGTCCCTTATACCTTCACGTTATCTTATTAGGGCATGTCAGAGACATCTAGCTGGCATAGAACAGCCATTAATGCAGAAATCATATCAGATATGAATGCTTATGGAAGATGACAGAGGGGGCTTTCTTCAGACAATACATTTGTCTTCATTAAACATAACCCTTTAGTTGAGGGGAGGCCAACCCTGCatctggagagctactgggtgcACAGGCTTTTGATCCAACTCTGTTGCCCCTCATTCAGCTGATCAAGGTCCTGGTGAGCAGCCAATTAATAGAATGAAGGTTTTGGATTTGGGTTGAAGTGGAAGCTTGCAGGACTCAGAGTAACTCTCCAGGTGGGTGGGTCACTGCTTGCTTAGTTTAAACCCTAAGCATCTTAGGGTTTAACCCCTTGCCCCAGAGACTAGACCCCCTGGTTTGGTCTTGAGTGGGTTGTACTAACTACTAACTCACGTGAGGCAGTGACTTCGCTGATGTGGAGGCTCTGGCCGGAGCGTTTGCCCTGCTCCCTAATGCCGTTCCACAGCACCTCCAGGACCCGCTCCTCAGAGAACTCTGGCAGTATCTCCAGGTCCGCTGCCGGGATGTCAAACTGGGTCCAGTAGTAGGCCAGCACCCcctcactggagagagagggggacttgAAGGAAGGAGTAGAAGACCAAACTATGCTGACTGAGGCCTTCATTGATCACTCACAGTCATGCACTTCAACATTTATATTGTGCAGGTTTGACCAAACATCTCCTCAGGAACAGCTGGTGTTTTGAGTTGCTGCAATGGACGTTCCATTGTCCAAATCACACTTGTCCCATAAGCATTTTCAAAGATTCATATTATGTAATAAACAAAGTGATCTCATGACTAGCTTTATGGCCAACTGTACATTACCAACATGCAGAAACTCCACATCCCAGAACACTCTCCTACCTGAAGGCGGTCACCACAGATGTGGTGTAGTACTTGGAGAGGAACTCAACTTGTTTGTAGTTGCTCTTAAGCTGGTGAAAAAAAGCCAACATAAAAATTAGCATTCACTAGGTTACCTGACAACCCATTTGCTGTTACCATGGCGAAGATATGACCTCAGAGTTCAGCCGAATCCTCCATATAAGGTTTAATTGATCAAGGTTACCATGGTGTTGGGAGTGCTCCAGGTATTGGCCAGTTCGATACCAAGAAAAGCTTGTCTGCGAGTCTGCAATAAGGCCCCTGAGAACAAGTGTGTATGCTTGCATTCCAACTGCCTGCATGCCATGAATAACAGGGTTTTCATTGGAGATCCCATGGTGGACGAGTGCTTTCAGCTACAGATATGTGAAAGAAATGTAGAAAGAAACTGGATATCTAATCCTAGCATGTGTTGTTACTAATCATGCTGTCTattcatattgtgtgtgtgtgttaaactcCAGTTCAGACTGTGAATAAGAACGCATGTAGCGGACATGCAATTATCAGGCTGGTAAATGTTAAATCCAAAAAGGTACATTATAAAAGGCAGTGTAGCTGAACTCACCTCAGCTCCCTGAAACAGACTGAAGAGAATAGTGAACGATCTTCATCTGTATCGACTCTGATAAGACCACATTGAGAACCGAGAAATGGGTTGGAGACCTTTTCAATGGACCACAATGGAGAAAGTCCATTAACAATTCCAGAGGAGAGCAAAATGAGTGATCCACTGAAGTTGAACCCAGAAGTGTAGAATGTGATCAGGTGGCAGTTTGCAGAGCTCAGATGAGAGACACAGTGTCTCCTAAGTGTGGATTTCCTTATTCAAAGCTGTTTCTAAGCACAAATAACATATTCTACAGCAGGTAACAGCAGACTACCAAGTCGACCACACAGCACCTCCAACATACAGAGGTGCATTGTTCCctcaaaaaaaaacaaaaaaaaaaaactctgtatTCTTTAGTCTTGCCAGTGGAGCCAATAGTGTGTTGGTTTCTGATTGGCTTTGTTAGTTCAGTTGTATATACTGTAGACCCAATCACCAACATATAATGACACTTTGCTCTACTGCATCTGCAATACATGGCCAGAGGAATAACTGAATCTACAGAGCAGAGCGAATAATGGTGGGGGTGTGTTCTGTCACATTAATGCTCATTGAACAGTCATCTAGAATTCCATTCAGACCACCTACCTTATATTGTCACTCATGCAGCCATACATTCTAAAGCAATGCCACACTGACCGGGGGTTTAGCAATAGCAGTTTATCATTGTCATGTTCCCAAGTGGCGATACACACATCTCCATAACTCCAATGAAAGGAAATGTTGTTCGAGGAAATAACAGAGTAACTAAATGATGTTCTCTCTTCCAGTCCACCCACACAAATATGCCTTTAGCAATCTCCTTCCACCAGGAGAAAAACATGCTGTGGCAGATAGCTACAACAaacaagagagagaaactgaATCTCAGTCAGTTCTGAACTCTGACACCTGACTTAATACCATACCTGGCCTAAAGGGTATTGTGGGTGGAGGTTAACTTGGTAGAAGGGTATTGGGCCAGTCATCAACCTATCTATCAAAAGCTCAACTAATTTCAACTTTTGACGCAGGCAGGAAAATGATGGGAAATGACTGAGGTCTGTCTGTCATCTCATCACTTTTGTCTGTCACCATAGAAAAACAATAATGTCAATCGTTTTTTTTAACAGAACATCACCAGGATGTGGTATCTGAGCCTAAACCTGGGTCAAACTCACTATCTCTTCCAGGTCATCTGCCAGCTTTTGGAACTCTGTGCTGGTGGGGTCCTCCAGATTCTGGTTGTAGGGCACGTTGTCCAGTTTCATGTGCCCGCTATACACCCGCTGAGCTGGGACACGCTTCATACTTATGGTGGCCGCCGACTCCCTGCCTTTGACTgagggaaagagagtgggagaaagagcaagtcatTTAATAAAATTCTACATGCAACACCAATGCCTCCTCATAAACTTCCAGAGATGGTTAATAAAAAGAGAACAGGGATTTAGGAGAATTAGGAGTTTGTTTATCTTTTGATTATCTCTCTGTAAAAGCCTCTTTGATCAGGCTGTagagtgagcgtgtgtgtgactgTCAGGATGTTTCGTCTACTCTGCACCGCGCCACTTTACTCCCCTGAATTATTAACACCAACCAAATTAAGGCCTGTCAAACAGGTTATCAATGTCAAATTAAAAACTTCACACTTAATTTGGATATTTGTAACTCAAGTCTTTCCGGGTAGATTATAAAAAGCTGTTTGCCATTATTTACATTTCAGGTATCAATTTTATATTCAGACATTAGAAGAAACAAACCTCCCAGAATACTCCAGGCCAAACTGAGAGGGTTGGAAATTAGCAACATTCGTACAGTTGGAGTTATTGAGCCACTTTGGGGCATCCCTTGCATTTTCACTTAGACTGAGTGATAGTACCTAGTCTATGATTATTACATGCATTAGTCTCAGACTACATAGCAAAGTTGTACTCACTAACAAAGAGCCAGATGAGGATTCCCATCACGGCTGCCAAGACAAGCAGAGCGATGAGGACTCCCACTATCACTCCAGTCTTCTTCTTCGATGCCATCTTCTCTTTGTTATCCAGGAAGGTGACCTGCTCATGCCGCCCGTTCTGCCCCTAGgtagacagaggcagacagacataaaAAGAGGGAGATAAGTTCATTACTTACCTACAGTTATATGATGAGATTACTAATACTCAAGACGTAGGAGTACAATAACATATCCAGTGTAGTGTGTGAGTCACCTAACTTGGAGGACATGGAGATTGTTAGGAGATCATAGTGTTCAGTCTCTTCCTAAAATCATCCTGAAACTAAGTGCAAGACAGTAGCTATAGCCACCTCCAGACTCCAGTCTTACCATACGAGTTGAAAGTAATGACAGTGGACTTGTAAAAAGCTACAAAGGAAAAGCCTGTGACATCAACGAAGGCACTAGAAACAAAGTGTCAATTCTGTTACTGGCATCAGAAAGTTCCCATCGTCAACATTCGAACAGTAACAAAAAGCTAAATGAAAGCTAAAATTCTGTGGCTCGGCAACTAAAATCAAGTAGCAACCGCAGTTGCATTATCCCGAAGATGAACTGATCCAAATCACTGTTCTCATCAGGAAGGGTTATGTATCACTAGTATAAACTATGCCATACTTCTCATTTCACATTGGAGGCTAAAGCATTTAAAAAGACATGaacgcagagagacagagggggagatgtCCTTGAGGTGCTGCCATGGAAAGTTCAGTGTGTGTCTATCGGTGTAGTAGTcagatgtgtggtgtgtgtaggtcAGCAGGGGAAAGACAGACAATTGCGTTGTTTGTGAAATTGAC harbors:
- the st14 gene encoding suppressor of tumorigenicity 14 protein homolog isoform X1; amino-acid sequence: MNSARFEYEGQNGRHEQVTFLDNKEKMASKKKTGVIVGVLIALLVLAAVMGILIWLFVIKGRESAATISMKRVPAQRVYSGHMKLDNVPYNQNLEDPTSTEFQKLADDLEEILKSNYKQVEFLSKYYTTSVVTAFSEGVLAYYWTQFDIPAADLEILPEFSEERVLEVLWNGIREQGKRSGQSLHISEVTASRTDPRMARNPRADYECFFRLEANTLAQSFQSPGFPDQYPAQSRCQWQIRAPEQNAISVRFSHFHIEDDCSDDFVSIYDSLSPDESQAITHKCGQRPPSNPLEVVSSSNIMLINLITDSAVQRPGFSAEYSIIPLTTSKSCGGVLSDAQGNFSSPHYPSFYPPALDCKWTIEVPAGKQVRVKFTMFRMKEPRVDLRVCHKDYIEVMGTKYCGELSSLALTSTTSSLAVMFHSDESFTDKGFQAQYNAYDPSNPCPNQFACGSGFCIKKELHCDGWNDCGDMSDEMNCKCEKDQFACDNGMCKPKYWVCDRVNDCGDESDEKHCSCAKNEWRCGDGTCLPQDVVCDTKMDCVDGSDEASCTISPGICSDFSFKCKNEACVNKVNAECDRVKDCTDESDEEGCDCGIRPYKLNRIVGGENAQLGEWPWQVSLHFQTRGHVCGASIISNRWLLSAAHCFKTISPENHVASNWQTYSGMQDQYKQDTVQRSSVKTIITHPDYNQMTYDYDIALLELSQPLEFTNTIHPICLPARSHLFPAGMSCWVTGWGTLREGGAIARLLQKAEVKIINDTVCNVVTEGQVTSRMLCSGFLSGGVDACQGDSGGPLVCFEESGMWFQAGIVSWGEGCARRNKPGVYSRVTKLRDWIRKNTGV
- the st14 gene encoding suppressor of tumorigenicity 14 protein homolog isoform X2 gives rise to the protein MASKKKTGVIVGVLIALLVLAAVMGILIWLFVIKGRESAATISMKRVPAQRVYSGHMKLDNVPYNQNLEDPTSTEFQKLADDLEEILKSNYKQVEFLSKYYTTSVVTAFSEGVLAYYWTQFDIPAADLEILPEFSEERVLEVLWNGIREQGKRSGQSLHISEVTASRTDPRMARNPRADYECFFRLEANTLAQSFQSPGFPDQYPAQSRCQWQIRAPEQNAISVRFSHFHIEDDCSDDFVSIYDSLSPDESQAITHKCGQRPPSNPLEVVSSSNIMLINLITDSAVQRPGFSAEYSIIPLTTSKSCGGVLSDAQGNFSSPHYPSFYPPALDCKWTIEVPAGKQVRVKFTMFRMKEPRVDLRVCHKDYIEVMGTKYCGELSSLALTSTTSSLAVMFHSDESFTDKGFQAQYNAYDPSNPCPNQFACGSGFCIKKELHCDGWNDCGDMSDEMNCKCEKDQFACDNGMCKPKYWVCDRVNDCGDESDEKHCSCAKNEWRCGDGTCLPQDVVCDTKMDCVDGSDEASCTISPGICSDFSFKCKNEACVNKVNAECDRVKDCTDESDEEGCDCGIRPYKLNRIVGGENAQLGEWPWQVSLHFQTRGHVCGASIISNRWLLSAAHCFKTISPENHVASNWQTYSGMQDQYKQDTVQRSSVKTIITHPDYNQMTYDYDIALLELSQPLEFTNTIHPICLPARSHLFPAGMSCWVTGWGTLREGGAIARLLQKAEVKIINDTVCNVVTEGQVTSRMLCSGFLSGGVDACQGDSGGPLVCFEESGMWFQAGIVSWGEGCARRNKPGVYSRVTKLRDWIRKNTGV